The following coding sequences lie in one Silene latifolia isolate original U9 population chromosome 5, ASM4854445v1, whole genome shotgun sequence genomic window:
- the LOC141657681 gene encoding uncharacterized protein LOC141657681: protein MMMMMMMMIMVRVSGNLLRFSPFQSLNNNYSRHFSNSIPPFNFNFNFNDPRLFLDSVREQCRLGFSGIDIPVSIFHQLNSLRPRPSIIVFTQLLSAMAKIKPNPPFYSVITLFNQLELSGLRPISHSIGVLAKCYCGVGRVDFAFSLLGKYIKLGYPPNIVIIINIILNGLIESDKLHHAVKLLHKIVKLGIQPTLLTYGSIFKGLCRSGDNAAALNLLRNMESKAPFKPDVVIYNTIIDSLCKDQLLPQALCLFKEMKAKGISPNVVTYNTLIRGVCSLECWDHAKQLLTEMLDNNISPNTETYNTLVDMYCKEGNVDEARAIFEFMTKRGVRPNVITYNAFLDGYCLRGEMRDAEKLLDVMVKDGVKPDVVTFNSLINGYCKSKKVHKALEMFHDRYLKGTHIMPNVFSYNTIIHALCKDDKLQHSLQLFKDMQDRGVAPNVVTYNALLDGLLRNAQIDVAISLREEMENNGVAPNIVTYNTIINGLCEAGRLVEATKVFSTLVAKRLPPNVTTYNIQIKVLCRQGLLGDAAKLLKEMADNGCSPNERCYNTIIKGFLNANDIAMALDHLQTMTIQGFAADADTSSLFLSFLTSPNVTVSDKALLRKYFLQNNG from the exons atgatgatgatgatgatgatgatgataatggtgaGAGTTTCTGGTAATCTTCTTCGATTCTCCCCTTTTCAATCTCTGAACAATAATTACTCTCGTCATTTCTCTAATTCCATACCtccttttaattttaattttaattttaatgatCCCCGATTGTTTCTGGATTCCGTTAGAGAACAATGCCGATTAGGGTTTTCTGGTATTGATATCCCCGTTTCGATATTTCATCAATTGAACTCTCTTCGTCCTCGTCCTTCTATTATTGTCTTCACTCAGCTGTTGTCTGCCATGGCTAAGATTAAACCCAATCCCCCTTTCTATTCTGTTATTACTCTCTTTAATCAACTTGAATTGTCTGGCCTCCGTCCCATTAGTCATTCAATAGGTGTTCTTGCCAAGTGTTACTGCGGCGTAGGCCGTGTCGATTTTGCCTTCTCTCTTCTAGGTAAGTACATTAAGCTTGGGTATCCTCCTAATAttgtcatcatcattaatattatACTCAACGGCCTTATAGAGTCTGATAAATTACACCATGCTGTTAAATTGTTGCATAAAATCGTCAAGCTTGGGATACAACCCACCCTTCTCACTTACGGTTCTATCTTCAAAGGCCTCTGCCGCTCTGGTGACAATGCTGCTGCTCTCAATTTGCTTAGAAATATGGAGTCTAAAGCCCCTTTTAAGCCTGATGTTGTAATATATAACACCATTATTGACAGCCTATGTAAAGACCAATTGTTACCTCAAGCCCTTTGCCTTTTCAAGGAGATGAAAGCCAAGGGAATTTCGCCCAATGTCGTAACCTATAATACTTTAATTAGAGGGGTCTGTAGTTTAGAGTGTTGGGATCATGCGAAACAACTCTTGACTGAGATGCTAGACAACAACATTTCTCCCAATACTGAAACCTACAACACCTTAGTTGACATGTACTGTAAAGAGGGAAATGTTGATGAAGCAAGGGCTATTTTTGAATTCATGACTAAGAGAGGTGTGCGCCCTAACGTTATTACCTACAATGCTTTTTTGGATGGGTACTGCTTGCGTGGAGAGATGAGGGACGCAGAAAAGCTCCTGGATGTTATGGTGAAAGATGGTGTCAAGCCTGATGTTGTGACTTTCAACAGCCTAATTAATGGATATTGCAAGTCTAAAAAGGTTCACAAAGCTTTGGAGATGTTCCATGATAGGTATCTTAAAGGAACACATATAATGCCAAATGTTTTCAGCTATAACACCATAATACATGCCTTGTGCAAGGATGACAAACTCCAGCATTCACTCCAGCTTTTTAAAGATATGCAAGATCGAGGTGTGGCACCCAATGTGGTCACTTACAATGCATTGCTTGACGGCCTTTTAAGAAATGCACAAATTGATGTGGCGATCTCCTTACGTGAAGAGATGGAGAATAATGGAGTGGCACCTAATATTGTTACATACAATACCATAATTAATGGCCTTTGTGAAGCCGGGCGACTAGTTGAAGCAACAAAGGTGTTCTCTACTCTTGTGGCCAAGCGATTGCCGCCAAATGTAACTACCTATAATATTCAAATCAAAGTTTTATGTAGGCAAGGGTTGTTAGGTGATGCAGCCAAATTATTAAAGGAGATGGCGGATAATGGATGTTCTCCAAATGAACGCTGCTACAATACAATAATTAAAGGATTTCTCAATGCCAATGATATTGCAATGGCTTTGGATCATCTTCAGACTATGACGATCCAAGGATTTGCTGCTGATGCGGACACATCTTCTTTATTTCTCAGCTTTCTCACTTCCCCTAATGTTACTGTATCAGACAAAGCCTTGCTTCGAAAGTATTTTCTACAGAATAATG GGTAA